TTTAAGCTGAAACATTTGAGTTTAGACGAAAATCAAATTAGTGACTTAACTCCATTACAATCTCTTTTTCAACTGGAAGACTTATATTTGCGGGAAAATCAAATTAGTGACTTAACTCCATTACAATCTCTTTTTCAACTGGAAGACTTATATTTGCGGGAAAATCAAATTAGTGACTTAACTCCACTACAATCACTTTCTAATCTCAAAAACTTAGATATTGAAAACAACAAAATCAACGACATTAGTCCCCTAAAATATTTAGAAGCACTTGAATATTTGAATCTTAACGGAAATCTCGTAATTGACCTTAGTCCACTCACAAATCTACACAATCTAGAGGAATGGTATATTTTTGATACTACACTTCCTAGAAAATATTGGACTCGTCTCGATGAGTGGAAACCCGAATGGCTTTTATCAGAAAAAGACGCTGAAATCAGACGAGTTCTCATTCAACAAATTGGTTATGAAAGAATTTGCTCGGAATTGGGTGCAACCGAACTCGATACTTGGAGAGAATACGTTTTACTAAAAATTGATTCTGAAATCGATATTGAGCCAATTTTACTCTTAAAAATGATTGACCCCAGTACCAATGATATTTACACTTTAAGGGTTCCTCCAGATAGCAAATCAGCCCGTGATGCAATTCGCTGGATTAACCACGGTATCGATGCTGAAGAGTTTGCGATTGAAACTTGAGGTAATTAAATTATCTCCCAAAAATGAGTTTATTAGTTAATATTTAACCCACATTCCGCACGACAAAATGTAAGACGTTGTGTGTCAAGCATGACCTTCAGTGAGCCAGAAGCGATCGCCAAAATTTGGGAATATTTTGTCAGCCTTAGCTACTCTTGCATAACTTTTGGGAACTGGTATAAGAAGAGCGTAATTAGGGCTTGCTGAAGAACCTCTGTAACGTAGTAAGCGCTAAGAGTTACGAGCATCTTTTTTTGAAAAAAGTGCAAGGGTCGTTTTTGGTGTTACAAGGCATTAGGGCGCGATCGCGTATCATCTATAGGGCAATATCGGGCGAGATCCGATCTTCAAAGAATAATGGTGCTTGCACTTTCGGCCGATCAAATAAGGCTCAAATACCTATGCTGTAAGGACTTTGACATTTGTTCAGCAAGACCTAATTAGGCTCTGCTTAAAGCAAAAGGTACTACATTCTGTCGTGCGGAAGATAGGTTTGATGGCGGCAGAAGATCAAAGCTTTAATTTGGTCTCGAGAATGAGAGTCATATTATGAATAAAAGGTAGCCAAGTCAGCCAGCGCAAAACGCCCCAACGTTCTGGATGCAATTGAAACAGCGACTGAGCGCTAACGATTTCGACTCCCATACGAGTTACTTCTTCGAGATCGCCGACAAACCAGTGGAGAGGCGCACCCAAGGCTTCTAGTTTTTTCGCCGCTCTGCGATAAGATACCCCAACGATATCAAAGATCAAAGTTGCCCCCGGAAAACGCGCTCTCATTTGGGCGATGAGTTGAGCGACTGCTTCAGGTTCAAAATACATTAACAGCCCTTCGGCAACGATAGTGATGTCTTCGGGCTTTCTGTACGGTAAATTATCTATCCAGTTTGACTCTAGGGCTGAAGCCCCGATGAATTTGTAGTTGTCAGTTTCAGTATCGAGTTGATGGCGAATATGATTAACTTCGGGCAAATCGAGATTAATCCAAAATAAATTATCCTGTTGCAGGCGATAGTAGCGACTGGATAAGCCCGCCCCTAACTCGATGACAAGGGGTTGCTGACTCGCTGCAATTTGTTGTCGTACAGCGCGATCGAAGTAGTCTGCACGAATCGCCCAGCCAGTTTGCGTTTGGGAACTATAAAACGAGTCTAGCTCTACATCCCAAGGAAGACGATCGCTCCATTCCCGCGCTTGGCGATCGCCAAAGAGACCGTCAGTACGCCGATCTTCGTCGGCTCTCGCCCTTGTTGTGAGAATCATGGTGCGCGGTACACCGTTTAGTTGCCATTGAGATTTAGACATGGTAAGTAACACTCGCGAAATATTAAGAATTTTTTTGGTAGGTTTTGGGCGTAATGCCAAAGTAATTTTTAAAGGCGGTGCTAAACCGACTGAGACTGCTATAGCCAACGGTTTGAGCAACTTCTGAGACATTCATCTGTTTTTCGAGGAGCAGTTGACGCGCCTGTTCCATGCGTTGGTTGCGTAAGTATCCGAATACTGTGGTTCCGAAAAGCTGACGAAAACCAATCTTAAGCTTGTAATCGTTAGTTCCTGCTTTTTTGGCTAGTTCGAGTAAGGAGGGCGGTGATTCTATATTGCTCAGTAAAATGTCTTTGGCGTTGTGAATGCAATCAATATCTTGGGGTTGTAAAGTGACATTATGTTTCGGGGGGCTGATTTGTTCGTCGATTTGGGCAAGTTTGAGAACGATAAGTTCGAGGGCTTTGCTCTCGATATAGATTTGCCGAAGAAAACCCTCATAAGGACAGTACAAGATTTGATGGAGAGCAATCTGCATGGCTGGTGAAGTTGCTCCTGTATGAAAAAACCTCTCTGCTGATGTTTTCATTGCTTGCTGCAACGGTTGAGGTAGTCCGGACTGCTCCTCTAGAAACGTTTTCAAGAACCAAGGAT
The Oscillatoria salina IIICB1 genome window above contains:
- a CDS encoding class I SAM-dependent methyltransferase, encoding MSQKLLKPLAIAVSVGLAPPLKITLALRPKPTKKILNISRVLLTMSKSQWQLNGVPRTMILTTRARADEDRRTDGLFGDRQAREWSDRLPWDVELDSFYSSQTQTGWAIRADYFDRAVRQQIAASQQPLVIELGAGLSSRYYRLQQDNLFWINLDLPEVNHIRHQLDTETDNYKFIGASALESNWIDNLPYRKPEDITIVAEGLLMYFEPEAVAQLIAQMRARFPGATLIFDIVGVSYRRAAKKLEALGAPLHWFVGDLEEVTRMGVEIVSAQSLFQLHPERWGVLRWLTWLPFIHNMTLILETKLKL
- a CDS encoding helix-turn-helix transcriptional regulator; the encoded protein is MAIELIFPPQAMQQGFPKLLEQMNQSSLYSYEIEGIEARLEWSKMVGQGSVRFAYLRPGLQISIENHQMKEKLVMQGQHSHLDPWKFYFLVSGELSGVVDRSASPFTLKTGENCLTACSGDRAQMTYYDHQTYLAVTILVDPWFLKTFLEEQSGLPQPLQQAMKTSAERFFHTGATSPAMQIALHQILYCPYEGFLRQIYIESKALELIVLKLAQIDEQISPPKHNVTLQPQDIDCIHNAKDILLSNIESPPSLLELAKKAGTNDYKLKIGFRQLFGTTVFGYLRNQRMEQARQLLLEKQMNVSEVAQTVGYSSLSRFSTAFKNYFGITPKTYQKNS